A DNA window from Sphingopyxis macrogoltabida contains the following coding sequences:
- a CDS encoding CmpA/NrtA family ABC transporter substrate-binding protein, whose amino-acid sequence MTAESFRIGFLPLVDAALPILAHELGFAKAEGIKLELVRDMTWATVRDRLLYGHTDAAHMIAPLTIATTLGRDRPAVPLAVPFVLGLNGNAVTFSAKLAAETGLADGLGDPVKIGTALKLIADARLAVGKRLRFGVVHRYSSHNYMLRYWLAGVGIRPDQDIEIVVTSPPFAADALAAGEVDGICVGEPWNSIAVDSGVGHIALATAQIWRRGVEKVLTMRATALEERRGEVEALVRSLHSAAAHFVEPGVAEESADILARPEYLDAPRDAVLRAITDRIRLVPGGEPIHYPDFMFQYREAANFPWRSQAAWLYSQMVRWDYMAFDDDAAAAASNVFRPDVYRAALAGSGAPLPGASSKLEGGLDEPIGAGSTQGRLTLGSDRFFDGRAFDPDDIQGYLAGIE is encoded by the coding sequence ATGACCGCCGAGAGCTTCCGCATCGGTTTCCTGCCGCTCGTCGACGCGGCGCTGCCCATCCTCGCGCACGAACTGGGTTTCGCCAAAGCAGAGGGCATCAAACTCGAACTCGTCCGTGACATGACCTGGGCGACGGTCCGCGACCGGCTGCTCTATGGCCACACCGATGCCGCGCACATGATCGCGCCGCTGACCATCGCGACCACGCTCGGACGCGACCGGCCGGCCGTTCCGCTGGCGGTTCCCTTTGTGCTCGGGCTTAACGGCAATGCCGTCACCTTCTCAGCGAAACTTGCGGCGGAGACTGGTCTTGCCGACGGGCTGGGCGATCCCGTCAAGATCGGCACTGCACTGAAGCTCATCGCCGACGCCCGGCTGGCCGTGGGCAAGCGGCTGCGTTTCGGTGTCGTCCATCGTTACTCCAGTCACAATTACATGCTGCGCTATTGGTTGGCGGGCGTCGGCATTCGCCCCGATCAGGATATCGAAATCGTCGTCACCAGTCCCCCCTTCGCCGCCGATGCGCTCGCCGCAGGCGAGGTCGACGGCATCTGCGTCGGCGAGCCGTGGAACTCGATTGCAGTGGATAGCGGCGTCGGCCACATCGCACTTGCGACCGCCCAAATCTGGCGCCGCGGCGTCGAGAAAGTGCTCACGATGCGGGCGACCGCACTCGAAGAGCGCCGTGGCGAGGTCGAAGCGTTGGTGCGCTCCCTGCATTCCGCCGCCGCACATTTTGTCGAACCCGGCGTGGCCGAGGAAAGCGCCGACATACTGGCGCGGCCCGAGTATCTCGATGCGCCGCGCGATGCGGTGTTGCGCGCGATCACCGACCGCATCCGGCTTGTTCCCGGCGGCGAGCCGATCCACTACCCCGACTTCATGTTCCAGTATCGCGAGGCCGCGAATTTTCCGTGGCGCAGCCAGGCCGCGTGGCTCTACTCGCAGATGGTCCGCTGGGACTATATGGCGTTCGACGACGACGCAGCCGCCGCGGCCAGCAATGTCTTCCGTCCGGATGTCTACCGCGCCGCGCTTGCCGGCTCCGGCGCCCCCCTGCCCGGCGCCTCGTCGAAGCTCGAAGGCGGCCTCGACGAGCCGATCGGCGCGGGTTCGACACAGGGCCGCCTGACGCTCGGTAGCGACCGTTTTTTCGACGGCCGCGCTTTCGATCCCGACGACATTCAAGGCTATCTGGCTGGAATCGAATGA
- the nirB gene encoding nitrite reductase large subunit NirB, with translation MEHRPLKPDTDTREHLVVIGNGMAGCRAVEELLARDPARYRVTIFGAEPRVNYNRIMLSPVLAGEKCFDDIVINDAGWYADNGIALVAGDPVAAIDRTAKTVTTRSGLVESYDRLLIATGSDPFIIPVPGKDLPGVIAFRDMDDVDTMLAAADAGGDAVVIGGGLLGLEAAHGLSLRGMKVTVIHLMPTLMERQLDEAAGWLLKNALEARGQTILTGADTAEIIGTGEVEGVKLKDGTLIPASLVVMAVGIRPSVALARDAGLAVGRGIQVDDHMVTSDPAVLAVGECVEHDGQVYGLVAPLWDMCRSLADGLVEQPSGYRGSVTSTKLKVSGIDVFSAGDFSGGDGCEDIVLRDASRGVYKRVIVKDDRIVGAVLYGDTADGNWYFDLLKRQEDVSDLRDLLIFGQAFAAGGGAADPKAAVAALSDDAEICGCNGVTKGQVVSCIAKGAHSLDAVRGTCKASASCGSCTGLVENLLALTLGDDVRSGPKTMCKCTSFGHDDVRREIVAQAMRSIPEVMQKLHWTTPDGCSSCRPALNYYLLCALPGEYVDDQQSRFVNERLHANIQKDGTYSVVPRMWGGLTNPTELRAIADVVEKYNAPMVKVTGGQRLDIFGIKKEDLPAVWADLGAAGMVSGHAYGKALRTVKTCVGSEWCRFGTQDSTGLGVKLERMSWGSWMPHKFKIAVSGCPRNCAEATIKDFGVVCVDSGYELHVGGNGGIHVRATDLLCKVATEQEAMDYCAAFIQLYREEARYLERTAPWIERVGLAHIVARIVDDAPGREALRARFLYSQSFSQDDPWAQRAEGAEAEHHAPMARFTPQEEPA, from the coding sequence ATGGAACACCGCCCCCTCAAACCCGACACCGACACGCGCGAGCATCTGGTCGTCATCGGCAACGGCATGGCCGGTTGCCGCGCAGTCGAGGAATTGCTCGCGCGCGATCCCGCCCGCTACCGCGTCACGATCTTCGGCGCCGAGCCGCGGGTCAATTACAACCGCATCATGCTCTCCCCCGTGCTCGCGGGCGAGAAATGCTTCGACGATATCGTGATCAACGATGCGGGCTGGTACGCCGACAACGGCATCGCGCTGGTCGCCGGCGATCCGGTGGCGGCGATCGACCGCACGGCGAAAACGGTGACGACGCGCAGCGGGCTCGTCGAAAGCTATGATCGCCTGCTGATCGCCACGGGCTCCGATCCCTTCATCATTCCGGTGCCGGGCAAGGACCTGCCGGGCGTGATCGCCTTTCGCGATATGGACGACGTCGACACGATGCTTGCCGCCGCCGATGCGGGCGGCGATGCGGTGGTGATCGGGGGCGGCCTGCTCGGGCTGGAGGCCGCGCACGGCCTCAGCCTGCGCGGCATGAAGGTCACCGTCATCCACCTGATGCCGACCTTGATGGAACGCCAGCTCGACGAAGCCGCCGGCTGGCTGCTCAAAAACGCCCTCGAAGCGCGCGGCCAGACCATCCTGACCGGCGCCGACACCGCCGAAATCATCGGCACCGGCGAGGTCGAGGGCGTCAAGCTTAAGGACGGCACGCTGATCCCCGCCAGCCTCGTCGTCATGGCGGTGGGTATCCGCCCCTCGGTCGCCCTCGCCCGCGACGCGGGCCTTGCGGTCGGGCGCGGCATCCAGGTCGACGACCATATGGTCACCAGCGATCCCGCGGTGCTCGCGGTCGGCGAATGCGTCGAACATGACGGACAGGTCTACGGCCTCGTCGCGCCGCTGTGGGACATGTGCCGCAGTCTCGCCGATGGGCTGGTCGAACAGCCGAGCGGTTATCGCGGCTCGGTGACCTCGACCAAGCTCAAGGTCTCGGGCATCGACGTGTTTTCGGCGGGCGATTTCTCGGGCGGCGACGGCTGCGAGGACATCGTGCTCCGCGATGCGAGCCGCGGCGTCTACAAGCGCGTGATCGTCAAGGACGACCGCATCGTCGGCGCGGTGCTCTATGGCGACACTGCCGACGGCAATTGGTATTTCGACCTGCTCAAACGCCAAGAGGATGTCTCCGACCTCCGCGACCTCTTGATCTTCGGTCAGGCCTTCGCCGCGGGAGGCGGCGCGGCGGACCCTAAGGCAGCCGTTGCGGCGCTCTCGGACGATGCCGAGATTTGCGGCTGCAACGGCGTCACCAAGGGCCAGGTCGTCTCGTGCATCGCCAAGGGCGCGCACAGCCTCGACGCGGTGCGCGGGACCTGCAAGGCCTCGGCGAGCTGCGGCAGCTGCACCGGCCTCGTCGAAAATCTGCTCGCGCTGACGCTCGGCGACGATGTCCGGTCGGGCCCCAAGACGATGTGCAAATGCACCAGCTTCGGTCATGACGACGTCCGCCGCGAGATCGTCGCGCAGGCGATGCGCTCGATCCCCGAGGTGATGCAGAAGCTCCACTGGACCACCCCCGACGGCTGCTCGTCGTGCCGCCCGGCGCTCAATTATTATCTGCTCTGCGCGCTGCCGGGTGAGTATGTCGACGACCAGCAGAGCCGCTTCGTCAACGAACGCCTCCACGCCAACATCCAGAAGGACGGCACTTACTCGGTCGTCCCGCGCATGTGGGGCGGGCTCACCAACCCGACCGAGCTGCGCGCGATCGCCGACGTCGTCGAGAAGTACAACGCGCCGATGGTCAAGGTCACCGGCGGCCAGCGGCTCGACATCTTCGGGATCAAAAAGGAGGATTTGCCCGCGGTCTGGGCCGATTTGGGCGCCGCCGGAATGGTCTCGGGCCACGCCTATGGCAAGGCGCTGCGCACCGTGAAGACCTGCGTCGGGTCCGAATGGTGCCGCTTCGGCACGCAGGATTCGACCGGGCTCGGCGTCAAGCTCGAACGGATGAGCTGGGGCAGCTGGATGCCGCACAAGTTCAAGATCGCGGTGTCGGGTTGCCCGCGCAACTGCGCTGAAGCGACGATCAAGGACTTTGGCGTCGTGTGCGTCGACAGCGGCTACGAACTCCATGTCGGCGGCAACGGCGGCATCCACGTCCGCGCCACCGACCTGCTCTGCAAGGTCGCGACCGAGCAGGAGGCAATGGATTATTGCGCCGCCTTCATCCAGCTCTACCGCGAGGAAGCGCGCTACCTCGAACGCACCGCGCCATGGATCGAGCGCGTCGGGCTGGCGCATATCGTCGCGCGCATCGTCGACGACGCGCCCGGCCGCGAAGCGCTGCGCGCGCGCTTCCTCTATTCGCAAAGCTTTTCGCAGGACGACCCTTGGGCGCAGCGCGCCGAGGGTGCCGAGGCCGAGCATCATGCGCCGATGGCGCGCTTCACCCCGCAGGAGGAACCAGCATGA
- a CDS encoding alginate export family protein yields the protein MTRTLMILLALAPAGAAHAQDVTLKPLGEARLRYETVEQDGLPLDADALTLRVRAGVETKAGRWSALVEGQGSLAIADDYFDGLGGAATRPLVADPDNIALARAQLRYASPAFAVTAGRQRLAYDDERFVGSVGFRQNGQSFDAVRAEITPAKGVKADIAYAWSVRTIWGIDGVGARPHAVSGDNVFANLGVATPVGKVAAFAYLVDQDEAAVQGFRMSSQSYGVRLEGTRPVGKAKITWQLSYARQSDWHRNPNDYAADYSLADVAVDFGGPRVGAGYEILGADNGGALTSFQTPLATGFKFQGWADKFLTTPPDGMRDLYASAGWGWKAVGPLNAVTLQAVYHNYRSDRASRAYGDEIDLLASAKLGKVTASARYAHYDADTFATDTDKFWLQLDWTL from the coding sequence ATGACCCGCACCCTTATGATCTTGCTGGCGCTTGCGCCGGCCGGGGCGGCGCACGCCCAGGACGTCACCCTCAAGCCGCTCGGCGAAGCCCGGCTGCGTTACGAAACGGTCGAGCAGGACGGCCTTCCCTTGGACGCCGACGCCCTGACCCTGCGCGTTCGCGCCGGGGTCGAGACCAAGGCCGGGCGCTGGTCGGCGCTCGTCGAAGGGCAGGGTAGTCTTGCCATCGCCGACGATTATTTCGACGGGCTCGGCGGCGCCGCAACTCGCCCGCTGGTCGCCGATCCCGACAACATCGCCCTCGCCCGCGCCCAGCTCCGCTACGCATCGCCCGCTTTCGCGGTGACCGCGGGCCGCCAGCGCCTCGCCTATGACGACGAGCGTTTCGTCGGCAGTGTCGGCTTTCGCCAGAACGGCCAGAGCTTCGACGCCGTCCGCGCCGAGATCACCCCGGCGAAGGGCGTCAAGGCCGATATCGCCTATGCGTGGAGCGTCCGCACCATCTGGGGTATCGACGGCGTGGGCGCACGGCCGCATGCCGTTTCGGGGGACAATGTCTTCGCCAATCTCGGCGTGGCGACGCCCGTCGGCAAGGTCGCCGCCTTCGCCTATCTCGTCGATCAGGACGAGGCCGCCGTGCAGGGCTTCCGCATGTCGAGCCAGAGCTATGGCGTGCGGCTCGAGGGAACCCGACCGGTCGGCAAAGCCAAGATCACCTGGCAACTGAGCTATGCGCGCCAATCGGACTGGCACCGCAACCCCAATGACTATGCCGCCGACTATTCGCTCGCCGATGTCGCAGTTGACTTTGGCGGCCCCCGGGTCGGCGCCGGGTACGAGATACTCGGCGCCGACAACGGAGGCGCGCTCACCAGCTTCCAGACTCCGCTCGCCACCGGGTTCAAATTCCAGGGCTGGGCGGACAAGTTCCTGACCACCCCGCCCGACGGCATGCGCGACCTCTATGCGAGCGCCGGCTGGGGCTGGAAGGCGGTCGGCCCTCTCAACGCTGTCACACTGCAGGCAGTGTACCACAACTATCGCAGCGACCGCGCGAGCCGCGCCTACGGCGACGAGATCGACCTGCTAGCCAGCGCCAAGCTCGGCAAGGTCACCGCATCGGCGCGCTACGCGCATTACGACGCGGACACTTTCGCCACCGACACCGACAAATTCTGGCTGCAACTGGACTGGACGCTCTGA
- the nirD gene encoding nitrite reductase small subunit NirD, whose translation MTTAAWLDIGWVDQIPVRGSRTVQVEGRDDIALFRTAEGKVFALLDRCPHKHGRLSQGIVHGGAVACPLHNWRISLSTGEALGEDKGCTPTVPVKIDGGRVLICRASTLKAAA comes from the coding sequence ATGACCACCGCTGCATGGCTCGATATCGGCTGGGTCGACCAGATCCCGGTTCGCGGCAGCCGTACGGTGCAGGTCGAGGGCCGCGACGACATCGCACTCTTCCGCACGGCCGAGGGCAAGGTCTTCGCGCTGCTCGACCGCTGCCCGCACAAACATGGGCGCCTGTCGCAGGGCATCGTTCACGGCGGCGCGGTCGCCTGCCCGCTACACAACTGGCGGATCAGCCTGTCGACCGGCGAGGCGCTGGGCGAGGACAAGGGCTGCACCCCGACCGTGCCGGTAAAGATCGATGGCGGCCGCGTCCTCATCTGCCGCGCGAGCACGCTGAAGGCCGCAGCCTGA
- a CDS encoding nitrate/nitrite transporter — MTTASGAAGTAPGSGFWNSGHWPTLVAAFLYFDLAFMVWVILGPLAPAISEDLGLTPAQKGLMVAVPTLAGAVLRVVNGLLVDRIGPKRSGAISQLVVIAGLFTAWLVGVHSFAGTLALGVILGFAGASFAIALPLASRWYPPEHQGKAMGLAGMGNSGTVLAALFAPGLAKLFGWNAVLGLACIPLTIVFFVYLAMAKDAPNAPAPKKLIDYFEPLKTADAWWLMAFYAVTFGGFVGLAASLPIYFTDQFHLTPVMAGYCTAACVFAGSLVRPMGGALADRIGGVKALMMVFVVAALALAGVPQAANLPAALGLFVIAMLALGTGNGSVFQLVPQRFSAEIGVMTGLVGMAGGVGGFYLASSLGFAKQWSGSFGPGFYIFAGLAVVALVGLLFVKGQWRATWGAAEGVRI, encoded by the coding sequence ATGACGACAGCAAGCGGAGCAGCCGGCACGGCGCCCGGATCGGGTTTCTGGAACAGCGGGCATTGGCCGACGCTGGTGGCGGCCTTTCTCTATTTCGACCTCGCCTTCATGGTGTGGGTGATCCTCGGGCCGCTGGCGCCCGCGATTTCGGAAGACCTGGGCCTGACCCCGGCGCAGAAGGGGTTGATGGTCGCAGTGCCGACGCTAGCGGGCGCGGTGCTACGCGTCGTGAACGGCCTGCTTGTCGATCGTATCGGACCAAAGCGGTCAGGCGCGATCAGCCAGCTTGTCGTCATCGCCGGACTGTTCACGGCGTGGCTCGTGGGGGTGCACAGTTTCGCGGGAACGCTCGCGCTCGGCGTGATCCTCGGCTTCGCGGGCGCGAGCTTCGCGATCGCGCTGCCGCTCGCGAGCCGCTGGTATCCGCCCGAGCATCAGGGCAAGGCAATGGGGCTTGCCGGCATGGGCAATTCGGGCACCGTACTCGCCGCGCTCTTCGCCCCCGGCCTCGCCAAGCTGTTCGGGTGGAACGCCGTGCTCGGCCTCGCGTGCATCCCGCTGACGATCGTCTTCTTCGTCTATCTCGCGATGGCGAAAGACGCACCCAATGCGCCCGCGCCGAAAAAGCTGATCGACTATTTCGAGCCGCTCAAGACCGCCGACGCGTGGTGGCTGATGGCCTTCTACGCGGTGACCTTCGGCGGCTTCGTCGGGCTCGCCGCCTCGCTGCCGATCTATTTCACCGATCAGTTCCACCTGACCCCGGTGATGGCAGGCTATTGCACCGCAGCGTGCGTGTTCGCGGGGTCGCTGGTGCGGCCGATGGGCGGCGCGCTCGCCGACCGCATCGGCGGCGTGAAGGCGCTGATGATGGTGTTCGTCGTCGCCGCGCTGGCGCTCGCCGGAGTGCCGCAGGCGGCAAACCTGCCTGCCGCACTCGGCCTGTTCGTGATCGCGATGCTCGCGCTCGGCACCGGTAACGGTTCGGTGTTCCAGCTCGTGCCGCAGCGCTTTTCGGCCGAGATCGGCGTGATGACCGGGCTCGTCGGTATGGCGGGCGGCGTCGGCGGCTTCTACCTCGCCTCCTCGCTCGGCTTCGCCAAGCAGTGGAGCGGCAGCTTCGGCCCCGGTTTTTACATTTTCGCGGGTCTCGCGGTCGTTGCGCTGGTCGGACTGCTCTTCGTGAAAGGCCAGTGGCGCGCGACTTGGGGCGCAGCCGAAGGCGTGCGGATCTAA
- a CDS encoding nitrate reductase: MVEAVRTTCAYCGVGCGIRATVTGARSVEIAGDPDHPANRGRLCSKGTHLGETVGLEGRLLAPMIGNKRASWDKALDLVAKRFKETIARHGPGSVAFYVSGQLLTEDYYVANKLMKGFIGTANIDTNSRLCMSSAVAGHMRAFGEDVVPATYDDLDAADLFVLVGSNTAWCHPIVYQRIRARCEAGAKLVVIDPRRTETAEEADLHLPIRPGSDVVLMNGLLHHCREAGVVDEDYLAAHVAVPAGFWDQLGEGNDLWSVARICDVPAADLRHFYELFAANPRTVTLFSQGINQSTAGTDQVNAITNLHLATGRIGKPGAAPFSITGQPNAMGGREVGGLASTLAAHIDFAPENRARVQRFWAAPTIAEKPGLKAVDLFRAIGEGRIKAVWVMATNPAVSMPDANRVREALAACPFVVVSDVIEKTDTGAFAHVRLPAAAWGEKDGTVTNSDRTISRQRALFLLPGEAKPDWWIVKEVARRMGWKTAFTYDRPADIWREHCRLSTYDNDGARLFALSGAAQGGNAAYDAMAPFRWGGDHPFADGRFSTEDGRARLVPVAQKALPEPLAKWPLTLNTGRYRDQWHTMTRTGLAPKLARHREEPLVEIHPDDGARLGLADGGLARVSTPQGESLYRVAFHSGQRPGELFVPIHWTDRTANGGRTGLLPRPLVDPVSGQPGFKRTPASIAAVTPRWRGFLLLSRELASAPRCLWATRVAVPSGVMWELAGNGDFKSTEALLPKGERIEAQDVARGTRRIAIVANGRLAGALFVTETGELPPRDWLIAQLSAPQVAPTLLAGRAPGAHADRGPVICVCFDVGLKTIVATIRDQKLADVAAIGGALGAGTNCGSCRPALARILTEETSNAA, translated from the coding sequence ATGGTCGAGGCGGTCCGCACGACCTGCGCCTACTGCGGCGTCGGCTGCGGTATCCGCGCGACGGTGACCGGAGCACGCAGCGTCGAGATCGCTGGCGATCCCGATCATCCCGCCAACCGCGGCCGCCTCTGCTCGAAGGGCACGCATCTCGGCGAGACCGTGGGGTTGGAAGGGCGACTGCTTGCGCCCATGATCGGCAACAAGCGCGCAAGCTGGGACAAGGCGCTCGATCTCGTCGCCAAGCGGTTCAAGGAAACCATCGCGCGGCATGGCCCCGGCAGCGTCGCCTTCTATGTTTCGGGGCAGCTTCTCACCGAAGATTATTACGTCGCGAACAAGCTGATGAAAGGTTTCATAGGCACCGCGAACATCGACACCAATTCGCGGCTCTGCATGTCGAGCGCGGTCGCGGGCCATATGCGCGCGTTTGGCGAAGATGTTGTTCCCGCGACCTATGACGATCTCGACGCCGCCGATCTGTTCGTGCTGGTGGGATCGAACACCGCCTGGTGCCACCCGATCGTCTATCAGCGCATCCGTGCGCGCTGCGAGGCCGGCGCGAAGCTCGTCGTCATCGATCCGCGCCGCACCGAGACCGCCGAGGAAGCCGACCTCCACCTTCCGATCCGCCCGGGCAGCGACGTCGTGCTGATGAACGGACTGCTCCACCATTGCCGCGAGGCGGGCGTCGTCGACGAAGACTATCTCGCCGCGCATGTCGCGGTTCCTGCCGGATTCTGGGACCAGCTTGGCGAGGGGAATGACCTGTGGTCGGTGGCGCGCATTTGCGATGTCCCAGCCGCCGACCTCAGGCATTTCTACGAACTGTTCGCCGCGAACCCGCGCACTGTCACCCTCTTCAGCCAAGGGATCAATCAGTCGACCGCGGGCACCGACCAGGTCAATGCGATTACCAACCTCCATCTTGCGACGGGGCGGATCGGCAAGCCTGGCGCCGCGCCCTTCTCGATCACCGGTCAGCCCAATGCGATGGGCGGGCGCGAGGTCGGCGGGCTCGCCTCAACCCTCGCCGCCCATATAGATTTCGCCCCCGAAAACCGCGCCCGCGTCCAGCGTTTCTGGGCGGCCCCAACGATCGCCGAAAAGCCGGGTTTGAAGGCAGTCGACCTGTTTCGCGCGATCGGCGAGGGCCGCATCAAGGCCGTGTGGGTGATGGCGACCAACCCCGCCGTGTCGATGCCCGACGCCAACCGGGTGCGCGAGGCGCTCGCCGCCTGTCCCTTCGTCGTCGTCAGCGACGTGATCGAAAAGACCGACACCGGCGCCTTCGCGCATGTCCGCCTGCCCGCCGCGGCATGGGGCGAAAAGGACGGCACCGTCACCAACAGCGACCGCACGATCAGCCGCCAGCGCGCCCTCTTCCTCCTCCCCGGCGAAGCGAAACCCGACTGGTGGATCGTCAAGGAAGTCGCGCGGCGGATGGGCTGGAAGACCGCCTTCACCTACGACCGCCCCGCCGACATCTGGCGTGAGCATTGCCGCCTCTCGACCTATGATAATGACGGCGCGCGGCTGTTCGCCCTGTCCGGCGCCGCGCAGGGCGGCAATGCCGCCTATGACGCGATGGCGCCGTTTCGCTGGGGCGGCGACCACCCCTTCGCCGACGGCCGCTTCTCGACCGAAGATGGCCGCGCGCGCCTTGTCCCCGTCGCGCAGAAGGCGCTGCCAGAACCGCTCGCCAAATGGCCGCTGACGCTGAATACCGGCCGCTATCGCGACCAATGGCACACGATGACGCGCACCGGCCTCGCGCCGAAGCTCGCGCGCCACCGCGAGGAGCCGCTCGTCGAGATCCACCCCGACGACGGCGCGCGCCTCGGCCTCGCCGACGGCGGCCTCGCGCGCGTCAGCACGCCGCAGGGCGAAAGCCTCTACCGCGTCGCCTTCCATAGCGGCCAGCGTCCCGGTGAACTCTTCGTGCCGATCCATTGGACCGACCGCACCGCGAACGGCGGACGCACCGGCCTTCTCCCCCGCCCGCTCGTCGATCCCGTGTCGGGTCAGCCGGGGTTCAAGCGCACCCCCGCCTCGATCGCCGCTGTCACCCCAAGATGGCGCGGTTTCCTGCTCCTGTCGCGCGAACTCGCCAGCGCGCCGCGCTGCCTGTGGGCAACACGCGTCGCGGTTCCGTCGGGTGTCATGTGGGAGCTGGCCGGCAATGGCGACTTCAAGTCGACCGAAGCGCTGCTTCCCAAGGGGGAGCGGATCGAGGCACAGGATGTTGCACGCGGCACCAGGCGCATCGCCATCGTCGCGAACGGACGTCTGGCGGGAGCCCTGTTCGTCACCGAGACCGGCGAACTGCCTCCTCGCGACTGGCTGATCGCGCAGCTATCCGCACCGCAGGTTGCGCCAACATTGCTCGCAGGCCGTGCCCCGGGAGCCCACGCCGATCGCGGTCCGGTCATCTGCGTGTGCTTCGACGTCGGATTGAAAACGATCGTCGCGACGATCCGCGATCAGAAACTCGCCGATGTGGCCGCCATCGGCGGCGCGCTCGGCGCCGGAACCAACTGCGGCTCCTGCCGCCCCGCACTCGCGCGCATCCTGACCGAGGAGACCAGCAATGCAGCCTGA
- the cobA gene encoding uroporphyrinogen-III C-methyltransferase, whose product MQPDDFEPGTVWLVGAGPGDPDLLTMKAVRLIERADIVFYDALVGDGVLALIPPRAEAFSVGKRSGHHSKDQRTIDAMLVDAASAGKRVVRLKGGDPSIFGRSTEELSALRNAGHMARICPGITTACAAAASAGISLTLRGVARDVRFVTAHSKRGAALDIDWPSLANGGSTLAFYMGRDAAGEIMRGLMGTGMAGDTPVMIACDVSGPGERRLATRLDLLELATRSFAADAPTLILVGNAIEQGACALTISRAQARQMHR is encoded by the coding sequence ATGCAGCCTGACGATTTCGAGCCCGGTACCGTCTGGCTCGTCGGCGCCGGCCCCGGCGACCCAGATCTTCTGACGATGAAGGCGGTGCGGCTGATCGAGCGCGCCGACATCGTCTTTTACGACGCGCTTGTCGGCGACGGCGTGCTCGCACTGATCCCGCCGCGCGCCGAAGCCTTCAGCGTCGGCAAACGATCGGGCCACCATTCGAAGGATCAACGCACGATCGACGCGATGCTGGTCGACGCCGCTTCCGCCGGCAAGCGCGTGGTGCGCCTGAAGGGCGGCGACCCGTCGATCTTCGGCCGCTCGACCGAAGAACTCTCCGCCTTGCGCAACGCCGGGCATATGGCCCGCATCTGCCCGGGTATCACCACCGCCTGCGCGGCAGCAGCATCGGCCGGCATTTCGCTCACGCTCCGCGGCGTCGCCCGCGATGTCCGGTTCGTCACTGCCCATAGCAAGCGCGGCGCAGCGCTCGATATAGACTGGCCGTCGCTCGCAAACGGCGGATCGACCCTCGCCTTCTATATGGGGCGCGATGCCGCCGGCGAGATCATGCGCGGGCTCATGGGCACCGGAATGGCCGGCGACACCCCGGTGATGATCGCCTGCGACGTCAGTGGTCCGGGCGAGCGCCGGCTGGCAACGCGGCTCGACCTGCTCGAACTCGCGACAAGGTCGTTCGCAGCGGACGCGCCGACGCTGATCCTCGTTGGCAACGCTATCGAACAAGGCGCCTGCGCGCTCACGATTTCGCGAGCGCAAGCGAGACAGATGCATCGGTAA